The Prionailurus viverrinus isolate Anna chromosome B4, UM_Priviv_1.0, whole genome shotgun sequence genome has a window encoding:
- the LOC125169840 gene encoding cationic amino acid transporter 3-like: MLCLALRRFGQKLVRRHMLEEYAADMGPDRRLTTLDLVALGVSCTVGVGVYTLAGEVARDKAGPSIVICLLVAGLSSVLSGLCYAEFGVQVSYSGSSYLYSYVTLGELWAFITGWNLIIFFVAHTATVARAWTLAFDNLLGNQISQTLHESISPNVPQVLGEILGFIVVGLVLLLMELLILRSSWIFLVSKVVILVKLLTLTFVIIAGFIKGDLHNWKLTEEDYVKAGLNDTSSLGPLGYGGFVPFGFKGILRGAATCFYTFIGFTIIVTRVEETRNPQYSVPMGIVISLFICFLMYFGVSSALTLMVPYYQLQPGSTLPEAFLHVGWAHACYVVTFGFLCSLSISIFGFMFPIRNLIYMMTQDGLLFPVLARIQTGTDTPIMATVILSIIAAIMAFFFRLTDLVDLMSVGALLAYSLLATCVLIIRYQPQRRTGGNESEVLEENGHIAERLTLQGLLFPSSSTPTPLSGQVVYVCSSLLVLLLTLLCLVLAQRPVLLSGDPVWISVVVVLLVLIIGITGVIWRQPQSSSHLPFKVPALPLLPLLTIFMNVCLMMQMTADTWVLFGVWMLIGFAIYFSYGIQHSLVN; encoded by the coding sequence ATGCTGTGTCTGGCACTTCGCAGATTTGGTCAAAAGCTGGTACGCAGACATATGCTGGAGGAATATGCGGCCGATATGGGCCCTGACAGAAGACTGACCACCCTAGATTTAGTGGCCCTGGGTGTGAGCTGCACAGTGGGTGTAGGTGTATATACCCTGGCTGGTGAGGTGGCTAGAGATAAAGCAGGACCATCCATCGTGATCTGCTTGTTGGTGGCCGGCCTATCTTCTGTGTTGTCTGGGCTGTGCTATGCAGAGTTTGGTGTCCAGGTTTCCTATTCTGGCTCTTCATATCTCTACAGCTATGTCACTCTAGGTGAACTCTGGGCTTTCATCACTGGCTGGAACCTCATCATCTTCTTTGTTGCTCATACAGCCACTGTGGCCCGGGCTTGGACCTTAGCTTTTGACAATCTGCTTGGGAACCAGATATCTCAGACCCTGCATGAGAGCATCTCACCAAATGTTCCCCAGGTCCTTGGAGAAATTCTAGGATTCATTGTTGTGGGCCTTGTGTTGTTGCTCATGGAATTGTTGATTCTGAGGAGTAGTTGGATTTTCCTGGTTTCCAAAGTGGTCATATTGGTGAAACTTTTGACCCTCACTTTTGTCATCATTGCTGGCTTCATTAAGGGGGACCTGCACAACTGGAAGCTCACAGAAGAGGACTACGTAAAGGCTGGACTCAATGACACCTCAAGCTTAGGCCCTCTGGGCTATGGAGGATTTGTGCCTTTTGGCTTCAAGGGGATTCTCCGTGGAGCAGCTACCTGTTTCTACACATTTATAGGTTTCACTATTATTGTTACCAGAGTCGAAGAAACCCGAAATCCCCAATATTCTGTCCCCATGGGCATTGTTATTTCACTGTTCATCTGCTTTTTGATGTATTTTGGTGTCTCTTCAGCACTTACACTTATGGTGCCTTACTACCAGCTCCAACCTGGGAGCACCTTGCCTGAGGCATTTCTCCATGTTGGCTGGGCCCATGCCTGCTATGTTGTAACTTTTGGATTCCTCTGTAGTCTTTCCATTAGCATCTTTGGCTTTATGTTCCCCATACGTAATCTGATATACATGATGACACAGGATGGGCTCCTGTTCCCTGTCCTTGCCAGGATCCAAACTGGCACAGACACCCCCATCATGGCCACTGTGATCTTGAGCATTATTGCAGCCATCATGGCCTTCTTCTTTAGACTCACTGATCTTGTGGACCTCATGTCAGTTGGGGCCTTGCTAGCTTACTCTTTGCTGGCTACTTGTGTTCTCATCATCAGGTATCAGCCTCAGAGGAGGACTGGAGGAAATGAATCAGAGGTGCTGGAGGAGAATGGACATATAGCAGAGAGGCTGACTCTACAGGGACTACTTTTTCCAAGCagctccacccccactccactcTCTGGCCAGGTTGTCTATGTTTGCTCCTCACTGCTTGTTCTGCTGCTCACTCTTCTTTGCCTGGTGCTGGCCCAGCGGCCAGTTCTGCTTTCTGGAGACCCAGTGTGGATTTCAGTGGTTGTGGTGCTCCTGGTGCTCATCATTGGGATCACTGGGGTCATCTGGAGACAGCCACAGAGCTCCAGTCACCTTCCCTTTAAggtccctgctctgcctctcctcccactaCTGACCATCTTTATGAATGTTTGCCTTATGATGCAGATGACAGCTGACACCTGGGTCCTGTTTGGTGTCTGGATGCTGATTGGGTTTGCTATCTACTTCAGCTATGGGATCCAGCACAGCCTGGTCAATTAA